In one window of Aceticella autotrophica DNA:
- a CDS encoding peptidase domain-containing ABC transporter, which translates to MNIFKRYICIKQHDIKDCGAACLATISKQYGLKIPISKIREAAGTDKQGTSAYGLIKAAEKLGFTAKGVKANKPEDIFSEFPLPAIAHVILDGKLLHYVVIHKINKKELIIADPGKGIVKYTPEEFFKIWTGVLIIIVPTVQFKKGDETKGVFSRFFDLLKPQKQLLTNIFFASIVYTILGILGSFYFKFLMDSVIPDGLIKTLNILSIGIVMLSIFQVMLNAFRTQMLIYLGQNIDIPLMLGYYNHVLELPMNFFIREVGEIISRFNDASKIRDAISGATLSMMIDTLMVLIGGIILYTQNHLLFGLTLIPIMLYAIIVLSFNKPIEKINRITMENNAKLTSYLVESLNGIETIKAFNAEEKASYNTEKRFIKLIKSVFKNSVINNFQTSLKSGVKLIFGVLILWVGAFEVIHGGLSIGELLTFNALLAYFLNPIENIINLQPQLQTAIVAADRLSEILDLEIEKSKDEDKKIKPVTLKGEIEYKNVSFRYGTRQLVLQNISLKIENGEKIAFVGESGSGKTTLVKLLMNFYQCEKGEILINGYNIKDINIEVLRRHISYISQDIFLFNGTIKENLSLGDDEIKLDEIIDACKKSQIHDFINELPLRYDTMIEENGANLSGGQKQRLAIARAILKKPDILIMDEATSNMDSITEKAIEKTIRDFSKDITTIIIAHRLSTIMRCDRIYVIENGKIIESGTHIELMNKGGKYYDLWKDQIPEFNAIGYTRAEVAASSMQGGICSEKYGI; encoded by the coding sequence ATGAACATATTTAAGCGTTACATATGCATTAAACAGCACGACATAAAAGATTGCGGTGCTGCATGTCTTGCTACGATATCAAAGCAGTACGGACTTAAAATACCTATATCAAAAATACGAGAGGCTGCAGGAACTGATAAGCAGGGAACAAGTGCATATGGATTAATAAAAGCAGCTGAAAAACTTGGTTTTACGGCAAAAGGAGTCAAGGCGAATAAACCGGAAGATATTTTTAGTGAATTTCCGCTTCCTGCTATAGCTCATGTAATTCTTGACGGAAAGCTTCTTCATTATGTTGTAATACATAAAATAAATAAAAAAGAATTGATTATTGCAGATCCAGGAAAAGGAATTGTAAAATATACTCCTGAAGAATTTTTTAAAATATGGACAGGTGTTTTGATTATAATAGTACCAACAGTTCAGTTTAAAAAAGGTGACGAAACAAAAGGAGTATTTTCACGATTTTTTGATTTATTAAAACCACAGAAACAGCTTTTGACAAATATATTTTTTGCTTCAATTGTCTATACTATATTGGGAATATTAGGATCATTTTATTTTAAATTTTTAATGGATTCGGTTATACCAGATGGTTTAATTAAAACATTAAATATACTTTCCATTGGTATAGTAATGTTAAGTATATTTCAAGTTATGTTAAATGCTTTTAGGACACAGATGCTAATATATTTAGGACAGAACATTGATATACCATTAATGCTTGGTTATTATAATCATGTCTTAGAACTGCCAATGAATTTTTTTATAAGAGAAGTAGGTGAAATAATATCAAGATTTAATGACGCATCAAAAATCAGGGATGCTATATCAGGCGCGACATTGTCTATGATGATAGATACATTAATGGTATTAATAGGTGGAATTATTTTATATACACAAAATCATTTGCTGTTTGGTTTAACACTTATACCAATTATGCTTTATGCAATTATAGTATTGTCTTTTAATAAACCTATAGAAAAAATAAACAGGATAACTATGGAAAATAATGCAAAGCTGACATCTTATTTAGTGGAATCCCTCAACGGTATTGAAACAATAAAAGCTTTTAATGCTGAAGAAAAAGCAAGTTATAATACGGAAAAGCGATTTATTAAATTAATAAAAAGTGTGTTTAAAAACAGTGTTATTAATAATTTTCAGACATCATTAAAAAGTGGTGTCAAATTGATTTTTGGTGTTTTAATACTTTGGGTTGGAGCATTTGAAGTAATACATGGAGGATTATCAATTGGTGAACTCTTAACATTTAATGCATTGCTTGCTTATTTTCTTAATCCCATTGAAAATATTATAAATCTCCAGCCGCAGCTTCAAACGGCAATTGTAGCTGCGGATAGACTAAGTGAGATTCTTGATTTGGAAATAGAGAAGAGCAAAGATGAAGATAAGAAAATCAAGCCTGTTACTCTAAAAGGTGAAATAGAATATAAAAATGTTTCGTTTAGATATGGAACAAGGCAACTGGTACTTCAGAATATAAGTCTAAAAATAGAAAATGGAGAAAAAATAGCTTTTGTTGGTGAAAGCGGGTCAGGTAAAACAACATTGGTAAAATTGCTTATGAATTTTTATCAATGTGAAAAAGGCGAAATACTCATAAATGGCTATAATATAAAAGATATAAATATAGAGGTTTTGAGAAGGCATATCTCATACATATCACAGGATATATTTTTGTTTAATGGTACAATAAAGGAAAATTTATCATTGGGTGATGATGAAATAAAATTAGATGAAATTATTGATGCTTGTAAAAAGTCACAGATCCATGATTTTATTAATGAATTGCCCTTGAGGTATGATACTATGATAGAAGAAAATGGCGCTAATCTTTCGGGAGGACAAAAGCAAAGACTTGCAATAGCAAGGGCAATTTTAAAGAAACCCGATATCTTAATAATGGATGAGGCAACAAGCAATATGGATTCTATTACAGAAAAAGCAATAGAAAAAACAATTAGAGATTTCAGCAAGGATATAACAACGATAATTATTGCTCATAGATTAAGTACAATAATGAGATGTGATAGAATATATGTAATAGAAAATGGCAAGATCATTGAAAGCGGGACACATATCGAACTTATGAATAAAGGCGGGAAATATTATGACCTTTGGAAAGACCAGATACCTGAATTTAATGCAATAGGATACACCCGAGCAGAAGTAGCCGCATCGAGTATGCAAGGGGGAATATGTAGTGAAAAATATGGTATTTGA
- a CDS encoding cysteine peptidase family C39 domain-containing protein — translation MHDIKDCGAACLATISKQYGLKIPISKIRESAGTDKQGTSAYGLIKAAEKLGLTAKGVKANKLEINIRMKNEKEKERRERNGRTYSNRIIKHKRWIQLGLLCGCWFMRSGSRIPS, via the coding sequence ATGCATGACATAAAAGATTGCGGTGCTGCATGTCTTGCTACGATATCAAAGCAGTACGGACTTAAAATACCTATATCAAAAATACGAGAATCTGCAGGAACTGATAAGCAGGGAACAAGTGCATATGGGTTAATAAAGGCAGCAGAAAAGCTTGGGCTTACGGCAAAAGGAGTCAAGGCGAATAAATTGGAAATAAACATCCGGATGAAAAACGAAAAGGAAAAGGAGAGGAGGGAAAGAAATGGAAGAACTTACTCAAACAGAATTATTAAACATAAACGGTGGATACAACTGGGACTATTATGCGGATGCTGGTTTATGCGCTCTGGCAGTCGCATCCCTTCCTGA
- a CDS encoding cysteine peptidase family C39 domain-containing protein: MSKQYGLKIPISKIREAAGTDKQGTSAYGLIKAAEKLGFTAKGVKANKPEDIFSEISDINVKFMLKIKIKYHEKA; the protein is encoded by the coding sequence ATATCAAAGCAGTACGGACTTAAAATACCTATATCAAAAATACGAGAAGCTGCAGGAACTGATAAGCAGGGAACAAGTGCATATGGGTTAATAAAGGCAGCAGAAAAGCTTGGGTTTACGGCAAAAGGAGTCAAGGCGAATAAACCGGAAGATATTTTTAGTGAAATTTCAGATATCAATGTAAAATTTATGTTAAAAATAAAAATAAAGTATCACGAAAAGGCTTAA
- a CDS encoding cysteine peptidase family C39 domain-containing protein, which translates to MNIFKRYVCIKQHDIKDCGAACLATISKQYGLKIPISKIREAAETDKQGRQVHMD; encoded by the coding sequence ATGAACATATTTAAGCGCTATGTATGCATTAAACAGCATGACATAAAAGATTGCGGTGCTGCATGTCTTGCTACGATATCAAAGCAGTACGGACTTAAAATACCTATATCAAAAATACGAGAAGCTGCAGAAACGGATAAGCAGGGGAGACAAGTGCATATGGATTAA
- a CDS encoding CPBP family glutamic-type intramembrane protease, translating to MSPILTLILVGIIGPVFETYLYQVVLIYQLKKINYLNNHKILLIIVASIIFGISHCYSYIYIFSTFLAGLILNYSYLIHKSKYISRFMIVFLIHSIHNIIAFAVNFIQLKH from the coding sequence ATGTCACCAATATTAACTCTGATTTTAGTTGGAATTATTGGCCCAGTATTTGAAACGTACTTGTATCAAGTTGTTTTGATTTATCAATTAAAAAAAATAAATTATTTAAATAATCATAAAATATTACTTATAATTGTAGCTTCAATAATTTTTGGTATATCGCATTGTTATAGTTATATTTATATTTTTTCAACATTTTTGGCAGGATTGATTTTAAATTATTCATATTTAATTCATAAAAGTAAATATATTTCTCGATTTATGATAGTATTTTTGATACATAGTATTCATAATATTATTGCATTTGCGGTTAATTTTATACAATTGAAACATTAG
- a CDS encoding type II toxin-antitoxin system VapC family toxin, translated as MERLDAGQKIALDTNLFIYLIEKNQNYFPTVKLIFDKIQKGQLIGVTSSLIYTEVLSNPLKEGNTTIANKYNVLLATFPNLIIKDVDKDIAIISAKLRAKYNIKTPDAVFIATGIAENADTFITNDDQLKKIEEIKVTLLNQINDN; from the coding sequence ATGGAACGATTAGATGCTGGTCAAAAAATTGCTTTAGATACCAACTTGTTCATATATCTTATAGAAAAAAATCAAAATTATTTTCCTACAGTAAAATTGATTTTTGATAAGATTCAAAAAGGTCAATTGATTGGTGTAACTTCATCACTAATATATACAGAAGTTCTTTCAAATCCACTTAAAGAAGGAAATACAACAATTGCAAACAAATATAATGTTTTGCTTGCTACATTTCCTAACCTAATAATCAAAGATGTTGATAAAGATATAGCGATCATTTCTGCAAAATTGCGTGCTAAATACAATATAAAAACACCTGATGCTGTTTTTATAGCAACAGGAATAGCTGAAAATGCCGATACATTTATAACTAATGACGATCAACTTAAAAAAATAGAAGAAATAAAAGTAACATTGCTTAATCAAATTAATGACAACTAA
- a CDS encoding transposase, with protein MIGKADRQMSFSDYWLLGKISEVSYYHRLRTWVFNNLNEEMFQPLFSYYGRESISPVYTFTAMLIQFEKGYSDREMEEESRFDDRIKYALTAPRDFDGIDAVTLCDHRKRLFNSEIGKEIFIKTISQAKEVGLFNKDNLHIIDSFMIWGSCARQDTYTMIYQGIKMVLRFMKFYEMEDASKKILKRTDYEENIKKPKIAWENEKEKAKLLEELVKDALSLVENIKTKKDIKDDLKKAIELLERIALQDVEITNDGHVKMIKGTAKDRIISVVDDEMRHGRKTSSKLSDGYKAEIITGGEKGSVVVGIEVDGANIADGEHMSDLIEQSRRNGVDIDKLYGDCAYSDFEEIEKRKEEGTDFCIRVPEATNPSGGFSKEEFKIDLEKGTVECPNGHIKQFDTEKTQKHEQVTVKFRAEECNDCPLKDQCTKSKKRENNKYTSI; from the coding sequence ATGATAGGAAAAGCAGATAGACAAATGTCATTTTCAGATTATTGGTTACTTGGGAAAATTTCTGAAGTAAGTTATTATCATAGATTAAGAACATGGGTATTTAATAATCTTAATGAAGAAATGTTTCAGCCACTTTTCTCATACTATGGCAGAGAATCCATATCCCCAGTATATACATTTACAGCGATGCTGATACAATTTGAAAAAGGATATTCTGATCGTGAAATGGAAGAAGAATCACGATTCGATGATAGAATTAAATATGCATTAACCGCACCACGGGATTTTGATGGAATAGATGCAGTAACATTATGTGATCATAGAAAAAGACTGTTTAACAGTGAAATAGGAAAAGAAATATTTATTAAAACAATTAGTCAGGCAAAAGAAGTAGGACTGTTTAATAAAGACAACTTACATATAATAGATTCATTCATGATTTGGGGCTCTTGTGCCAGACAAGATACTTACACTATGATATACCAAGGGATAAAGATGGTTCTCCGTTTCATGAAGTTTTACGAAATGGAAGATGCATCAAAAAAAATACTGAAAAGAACAGATTATGAAGAAAATATCAAAAAACCCAAAATAGCATGGGAAAATGAAAAAGAAAAAGCAAAATTACTCGAAGAACTTGTTAAAGATGCACTATCACTCGTAGAAAATATAAAAACAAAAAAAGATATAAAAGATGATTTAAAAAAAGCAATTGAATTATTAGAAAGAATAGCATTACAAGATGTTGAAATAACAAACGATGGGCATGTAAAAATGATAAAAGGAACAGCGAAAGACAGAATAATATCAGTAGTAGATGACGAAATGCGCCATGGGAGAAAGACCTCATCGAAATTATCAGATGGATACAAAGCTGAAATTATAACAGGAGGAGAAAAAGGCTCAGTAGTAGTAGGAATAGAAGTCGATGGAGCAAATATAGCAGATGGTGAACATATGAGTGATCTTATAGAACAAAGCCGAAGAAACGGCGTTGATATAGATAAACTGTATGGAGATTGTGCATATAGTGACTTTGAAGAAATAGAAAAAAGGAAAGAAGAAGGAACAGATTTTTGCATTAGAGTACCGGAAGCAACAAATCCAAGTGGAGGATTTTCAAAAGAAGAATTCAAAATTGATTTAGAAAAAGGAACAGTAGAATGTCCCAACGGACACATAAAACAATTTGATACTGAAAAAACGCAAAAACATGAGCAAGTTACAGTAAAATTTAGAGCAGAAGAATGTAATGATTGTCCGCTAAAAGACCAATGTACAAAATCAAAAAAAAGGGAGAACAATAAATATACATCCATATGA
- a CDS encoding cysteine peptidase family C39 domain-containing protein, whose translation MHDIKDCGAACLATISKQYGLKIPISKIRETAGTDKHGTSAYGLIKVAEKLGFTAKGVKANKPEDIFSEIPDINVKFMLKIKIKYHEKA comes from the coding sequence ATGCATGACATAAAAGATTGCGGTGCTGCATGTCTTGCTACGATATCAAAGCAGTACGGACTTAAAATACCTATATCAAAAATAAGAGAAACTGCAGGAACGGATAAGCATGGAACAAGTGCATATGGCTTAATAAAGGTAGCAGAAAAGCTTGGGTTTACGGCAAAAGGAGTCAAGGCGAATAAACCGGAAGATATTTTTAGTGAAATTCCAGATATCAATGTAAAATTTATGTTAAAAATAAAAATAAAGTATCACGAAAAGGCTTAA